A part of Vigna radiata var. radiata cultivar VC1973A chromosome 11, Vradiata_ver6, whole genome shotgun sequence genomic DNA contains:
- the LOC106777391 gene encoding zinc finger protein CONSTANS-LIKE 1: MSSDLYTFDIPFPRHSDTDNMVSYDADGNLMFFSDPYSFPFLTASPVHDVAKGNFTNSLHPSFFSYSPQQNQSLCHANLAQHVSNGSNMKSEFRNFSALHGSEVTGEECQMGMDYSCNQHFLSQTFHASSDSASKVMQRSFSCNSFGVKPGFPFEPHPDTLMDSPNFQLHALISPENSFFTGQMRRVCSTGDLQNMKATDMSQVESPLLEEAYFKVGRYSAEERKEKISKYRAKRSQRKFNKIIKYACRKTLADNRTRIRGRFARNDEISEIPKPLSSTSTTEEYEDEFWVEFIEGLNEEVIG, from the exons ATGTCTTCTGATCTTTATACTTTTGACATTCCTTTCCCCAGACATTCAGACACAGACAACATGGTCTCCTACGATGCAGATGGAAATCTCATGTTTTTCTCTGATCCTTATTCCTTCCCTTTCCTCACTGCCTCTCCGGTTCATGATGTGGCTAAAGGGAATTTTACCAACTCTCTTCacccttctttcttctcttattCTCCTCAGCAAAACCAGAGCCTCTGTCATGCTAACCTGGCGCAGCATgtatcaaatggctcaaatatGAAGTCTGAGTTTAGAAATTTCTCTGCTTTGCATGGCTCCGAAGTGACAGGTGAGGAGTGCCAAATGGGTATGGATTACTCCTGCAATCAGCACTTTCTTTCTCAAACTTTTCATGCTTCTTCTGATAGTGCATCAAAGGTAATGCAGAGGAGCTTCAGCTGTAACTCTTTCGGGGTGAAGCCAGGTTTCCCCTTTGAACCTCACCCCGACACTCTCATGGACTCCCCAAATTTTCAATTGCATGCTCTGATTTCCCCTGAAAACAGTTTCTTCACGGGACAAATGAGGAGGGTGTGTAGTACTGGAGATTTACAG AACATGAAAGCAACGGATATGTCTCAAGTGGAGAGCCCCTTGTTGGAGGAAGCATACTTCAAAGTGGGGCGTTACAGTGccgaagaaagaaaagaaaaaatctctAAATACAGAGCGAAGAGAAGCCAGAGGAAGTTCAACAAGATTATCAAG TATGCATGCCGAAAGACGCTAGCCGACAATCGAACCCGCATACGTGGCAGATTCGCTCGCAACGACGAAATCAGCGAGATTCCGAAACCACTTTCTTCAACTTCGACAACAGAAGAATACGAAGACGAATTCTGG gTTGAGTTCATCGAAGGATTAAACGAGGAGGTCATCGGTTAG